The region CGCGCTGTCGCACGGCGGCGGCCAGCCGGTCTCGGTCCGGGCGCGGGCGGTGGGGCACCGCGTCGTCGTGCGGGTGGTCGATCGCGGTCCCGGGATCCCGGCCGGCGAGCAGGCCCGGATCTTCTCGCCGTTCTACCGCGGCCCGGACGCGTCGCCGACCGCGACCGGCGCCGGCCTGGGCCTTGCGATCGTCCGCGGGTTCGTGGAGGCCAACGGCGGCACGGTGCGCGTCGAGTCGCTGCCGGGCCAGGGCGCGTCGTTCGTGGTTGAGTTCCCGCTGTGAGCGCCACGCCGACGCGCCGACGCATCCTGGTCTGCGACGACGAGCCGCAGATCCTGCGCGCGCTGAAGGTGATCCTGCGCGAGGCGGGGTTCGAGGCCGTGCCCGCCGAGACCGCCGAGGAGGCGCTGGACCGCGCGGCCGTGCACCCGCCGGACGCGGCGATCCTGGACCTCGTCCTGCCTGACGGCGACGGCGTCGAGGTCTGCCGGGAGATCCGCAGGTGGTCGTCGATGCCGATCATCGTGCTCAGCGCGGTCGGCGAGGAGGACGCGAAGGTCCGCGCGCTGGAGGCCGGCGCCGACGACTACGTCACCAAGCCGTTCGGCGCGCGCGAGCTGATCGCGCGGCTGGAGGCGGCGCTGCGGCGGGTGTCCACGGCGGGCGCCGCGCTGGAGCCGCGGATCGAGGCGGAGGGGTTGGTCATCGACCTCGCGGCGCACGTCGTGCAGCGAGATGGTGTGGAAGTCCACCTGACCCCGATCGAGTTCCGGCTGCTGGAGACGCTGGCCCGCAACCGCGGCCGCCTGATGACCCACCGCGCGCTGCTGACCGAGGTCTGGGGCCCGGAGTACGCCGAGGACGTCACGGTCCTGCGCGGCCACCTCGCGAACCTGCGCCGCAAGATCGAGCCGGCCGGCGGCCACCGCTACATCCGCACCGACCCGGGCGTCGGGTACCGCTTCGCCGCCTAGGTACTGTTCCTCGGCGTGCCTCCGATCATCGACGTCGCCGACCTGCGCAAGACGTACGCGGGGGCCAAGCAGGAGGCGGTCGCGGGTGTGTCGTTCAGCGTCGAGGAGGGCGAGGTCTTCGGGCTGCTCGGCCCCAACGGCGCGGGTAAGACGACGACGATCGGGACGCTGACGACGCGCGTCCGGCCGTCGTCGGGGCGCGTGATGGTGGACGGCGTGGACGTCGTCGCCGACCCGGTGGCGGCCAAGCTCCGGATCGCCGTCGTGCCCCAGCGCGCGAACCTCGATCGTTCGCTGAGCGCTCTGGAGAACCTCACGTTCCACGCCGCGTACTTCGGCTACGGGCGGCGCGAGCGCAACCGCCGCGCGCGCGAGATGCTCGCGCAGTTCGGGCTGGAGGGCCGCGGCGACGACCGCGTCGACAACTACTCCGGCGGCATGGCGCAGCGGCTGATCATCGCCCGCGCGCTGATGCACGACCCGCGCGTCCTGTTCCTCGACGAGCCGACGACCGGCCTGGACCCGCAGTCGCGCCTGTTCCTGTGGGACCAGATGGAGGCCCTGATCGCCCGCGGCGTCACGTTGCTGCTGACGACGCACGACATGGCCGAGGCGGATCGCCTGTGCGACCGCATCGCGATCGTCGACCATGGCAAGGTGATTGCCTCGGACACGCCGCGCGGGCTGCGGCGGCTGCTGCCCGGCAGCGAGGGCCTGGAGCTGACGCTGGCCAGCGCGACCGACCCGGCGCCGTCGCTCGGCGGGCTGGGGACGAGCGTCGACACCGAGGCCGACGGCGACGAGCAGTGGAAGGCCCGCATCTACGGCGAGAACGTCGAGCCCTCGGCCGCGATCGCCGCCGCCGAGTCCGCCGGCGCCCGCCTCGTCGACCTGCGCCGCATCGAAGGGACCCTCGAAGACGTGTTCGTCCACCTCACGGGCCGGGACCTGCGATGAGCGCCGCCGAGCAGCCCGCGGCCACCACCGCCGCGCCTTCGCCACCGCCAGCGCGCCCCGCCGGCGCCGCCACCCGCCGGGCCCAGATGGTCGCCTTCTGGGCCCTCTGCGAGCGCGATTTCTGGGTCGCGTTCCGCCGTCAGGTCGGCGGCTTCCTGGCGCAGACGCTCCTGCAGCCGGTCTTCTACCTGTTCATCTTCGGCCGCGTCCTGCCCGAGATCGGCGCGGCCGGCCAGGGCTACGGCTCGCAGCTGCTGCCCGGCGTCATCGCGCTCACGCTGTTCCTGACCGCGCTGCAGAACACGTCGCTGCCGCTCGTCATCGAGTTCTCGTTCACCAAGGAGATCGAGGACCGGCTGCTCGCGCCGCTGCCGGCCGGGCTGGTCGGGCTCCAGAAGGTGGTCGTCGCGGCGGTCCGCGGGATCGTCGGCGCGATCATCATCCTGCCGCTGGCCGCGGTGATCCTGCCCGGCGGCGTCGACTTCTCCGACATCTCGTGGCCGGGCTTCATCGCGGTGATGCTGATCGGCCCGCTCGCGGGCGCCGCGGTCGGGCTCGTCCTCGGGACCGCGGTCGAGGCGCGGCAGATCAACGTCGTCTTCGCGGTCGTCCTGACGCCGCTGCTGTTCACCGGTGCGACGTTCTACCCGTGGGCGGCCCTGGACTCGATGAGGTGGTTCCAGGTCATCACGCTGCTGAACCCGTTGACCTACGTGTCGGAGGGCCTGCGCGCGGCGGTGACCGACGCCGACCACCTCGGGAACGGCTGGATCGCGCTCGGCCTCGTCGGCTGGACCGTCGCCTTCACGCTCGTCGGCGTGCGGCTGTTCGAGCGCCGCGCGGTCGACTAGGCCGACGGCGCGCCGTCGAGCCCGAGCCCCTGCTCGAGCGCGCCCTTGACGGACGCGTCGAGCGCGTTGATCCGGTGGAGCGCGAGCGCCTCGGCCGAGCCGAAGCGCCGGTTCGGCGCGGCGTCCGCGCCGTGGTGGGTCAGGACGCAGTGGGCGAGCGCGAGGCGCCGCTCGTCGTCCATCGCCGGGATCCGTGCGGCGTGGCGCTCGATGATCCGCAGCCCCAGCTCGACGTGTCCGAGCAGCCGGCCGGCCTCGGACTGCGCGATCTCCGCG is a window of Conexibacter woesei Iso977N DNA encoding:
- a CDS encoding response regulator transcription factor, with the translated sequence MSATPTRRRILVCDDEPQILRALKVILREAGFEAVPAETAEEALDRAAVHPPDAAILDLVLPDGDGVEVCREIRRWSSMPIIVLSAVGEEDAKVRALEAGADDYVTKPFGARELIARLEAALRRVSTAGAALEPRIEAEGLVIDLAAHVVQRDGVEVHLTPIEFRLLETLARNRGRLMTHRALLTEVWGPEYAEDVTVLRGHLANLRRKIEPAGGHRYIRTDPGVGYRFAA
- a CDS encoding ABC transporter ATP-binding protein yields the protein MPPIIDVADLRKTYAGAKQEAVAGVSFSVEEGEVFGLLGPNGAGKTTTIGTLTTRVRPSSGRVMVDGVDVVADPVAAKLRIAVVPQRANLDRSLSALENLTFHAAYFGYGRRERNRRAREMLAQFGLEGRGDDRVDNYSGGMAQRLIIARALMHDPRVLFLDEPTTGLDPQSRLFLWDQMEALIARGVTLLLTTHDMAEADRLCDRIAIVDHGKVIASDTPRGLRRLLPGSEGLELTLASATDPAPSLGGLGTSVDTEADGDEQWKARIYGENVEPSAAIAAAESAGARLVDLRRIEGTLEDVFVHLTGRDLR
- a CDS encoding ABC transporter permease translates to MSAAEQPAATTAAPSPPPARPAGAATRRAQMVAFWALCERDFWVAFRRQVGGFLAQTLLQPVFYLFIFGRVLPEIGAAGQGYGSQLLPGVIALTLFLTALQNTSLPLVIEFSFTKEIEDRLLAPLPAGLVGLQKVVVAAVRGIVGAIIILPLAAVILPGGVDFSDISWPGFIAVMLIGPLAGAAVGLVLGTAVEARQINVVFAVVLTPLLFTGATFYPWAALDSMRWFQVITLLNPLTYVSEGLRAAVTDADHLGNGWIALGLVGWTVAFTLVGVRLFERRAVD